In a genomic window of Phragmites australis chromosome 14, lpPhrAust1.1, whole genome shotgun sequence:
- the LOC133890014 gene encoding patatin-like protein 3, with product MEADLAEAEQEQEQGKDAAARLTYEIFSILESKFLFGCDVPELLPSGAGPTRASAAAGKVCVLSIDGGESPVDGLLAGAALVRLEAALRRRAGSQAMRLADFFDVAAGSGAGGVLAAMLFARGPRGRPMYSAEDALGFLLCRVRCGWSARAGGLVRRPAAAAFGKAFGELTLRDTMRPVLVPCYDLATRAPFLFSRADAAESPAYNFRLRDVCAATCTGVASAAVEVLSVDGGTRIAAVGSGVVLGNPTAAAITHVLNNLREFPAAASIDDLLVMSIGTGEADRKANVRGGRAKPPEVARIAAEGVSDMVDQAVAMAFGHSRTTNYIRIQGTWRRRAAGRALRVACGGETKQQAVWKAEEMLLQKSVESVLFQGRKLAGETNAEKLERFACELANEHGRRKQQAAAPSPDRSSAATEAVLEQPTMARKAAMPSASAVAMELATEAPPRRRRRTRTNRAPATSRPDNNLVS from the exons ATGGAGGCGGATCTCGCGGAGGccgagcaggagcaggagcagggcAAGGACGCGGCGGCCAGGCTCACCTACGAGATCTTCTCCATCCTCGAGAGCAAGTTCCTCTTCGGCTGCGACGTACCCGAGCTCCTCCCCTCCGGCGCCGGGCCCACGCGTGCGTCGGCGGCCGCAGGCAAGGTGTGCGTCCTCTCCATCGACGGTGGCGAGAGCCCGGTCGACGGGCTCCTCGCCGGCGCAGCGCTCGTGCGGCTCGAGGCCGCGCTGCGGCGGCGCGCGGGCAGCCAAGCCATGCGGCTCGCCGACTTCTTCGACGTGGCGGCAGGCTCCGGCGCTGGCGGCGTCCTCGCCGCCATGCTGTTCGCGCGGGGGCCGCGCGGGAGGCCTATGTACTCGGCCGAGGACGCGCTCGGGTTCCTCCTCTGCCGCGTCCGCTGCGGGTGGTCCGCTCGCGCCGGCGGCCTAGTGCGCCGCCCCGCCGCAGCAGCTTTCGGCAAGGCGTTTGGCGAGCTCACGCTCCGGGACACGATGCGCCCGGTGCTCGTGCCGTGCTACGACCTCGCCACGAGGGCGCCGTTCCTCTTCTCGCGCGCCGACGCCGCGGAGTCGCCGGCGtacaacttccggctgcgggacgtcTGCGCCGCGACGTGCACTGGCGTGGCGAGCGCCGCCGTGGAGGTGCTGTCAGTGGACGGGGGCACACGGATCGCCGCGGTGGGCAGCGGCGTCGTGCTGGGCAACCCCACGGCCGCGGCGATCACGCACGTGCTCAACAACCTGCGCGAGTTCCCGGCCGCGGCCAGCATCGACGACCTCCTCGTCATGTCCATCGGTACGGGAGAGGCCGACCGCAAGGCCAACGTCCGCGGCGGTCGCGCGAAGCCGCCGGAGGTCGCCAGGATCGCCGCCGAGGGCGTCTCCGACATG GTAGATCAAGCTGTCGCCATGGCGTTTGGACACAGCAGGACAACCAATTACATCCGCATCCAG GGCACGTGGCGCCGGCGTGCTGCTGGACGTGCGCTGAGGGTGGCGTGCGGCGGCGAGACGAAACAACAGGCGGTGTGGAAAGCGGAGGAGATGCTGCTGCAGAAGAGCGTGGAGTCGGTCCTCTTCCAGGGGCGGAAGCTGGCCGGCGAGACCAACGCCGAGAAGCTCGAGCGGTTCGCGTGCGAGCTGGCCAACGAGCACGGGCGGAGGAAGCAGCAGGCCGCTGCGCCGAGCCCCGACCGCTCTTCGGCAGCCACGGAGGCCGTGCTGGAGCAGCCGACGATGGCGCGGAAGGCAGCCATGCCGTCGGCCAGTGCCGTCGCAATGGAGCTCGCGACTGAAGCtccgccgcgccggcgccggcgcactCGTACGAATCGTGCCCCGGCGACGTCGCGCCCGGACAACAATCTCGTCAGCTAG
- the LOC133891606 gene encoding ATP synthase subunit O, mitochondrial-like, giving the protein MSLRNLARKLRVPATAALQQASSTRVSPAAGPRLLASRSSEGSRGFASEVAKPTGKQIKVPEALYGGTGNYASALFLTAAKANLLDNVESEIKTVVEASKKSPMFSQFIKDLSVPKETRVKAITEIFAEAGFSDVTKNFLAVLADNGRLKYTERIAERFVDLTMAHKGEVKVVVRTVIPLPEKEEKELKETLQDILGKNKTILVEQKIDYSIMGGLVIEFGQKVFDMSIKTRAKQMETFLRQPLEF; this is encoded by the exons ATGTCGCTGCGCAACCTGGCCCGCAAGCTGAGGGTCCCTGCCACCGCCGCACTCCAGCAGGCGTCGTCCACCCGTGTGTCGCCGGCGGCGGGCCCTCGACTTCTCGCCTCCCGCTCCTCTGAG GGTTCGAGGGGCTTCGCGTCGGAGGTGGCCAAGCCCACCGGGAAGCAGATCAAG GTTCCAGAAGCTCTGTATGGTGGCACAGGAAATTATGCCAGTGCACTGTTCCTTACAGCTGCCAAAGCAAACTTGTTGGACAATGTTGAATCTGAGATTAAAACTGTTGTAGAAGCATCCAAGAAGAGCCCAATGTTTTCTCAATTTATAAAGGACTTGTCAGTGCCAAAAGAAACCAGGGTGAAGGCTATAACGGAAATCTTCGCTGAAGCTGGTTTTTCGGATGTCACAAAGAATTTCTTGG CTGTCCTGGCGGACAATGGCAGGCTGAAATATACTGAACGCATTGCGGAGAGGTTTGTTGATTTGACCATGGCACATAAAGGGGAGGTGAAGGTTGTAGTCAGGACAGTTATT CCACTTCCTgaaaaggaggagaaagaacTGAAGGAGACCTTACAAGATATCCTAGGGAAAAACAAAACTATTTTGGTTGAACAGAAG ATTGACTACAGCATCATGGGAGGACTAGTGATTGAATTCGGGCAGAAGGTGTTTGATATGTCGATCAAGACTAGGGCGAAGCAAATGGAGACGTTCTTGAGGCAACCCCTTGAATTTTAA